One Thermodesulfobacteriota bacterium genomic region harbors:
- a CDS encoding fumarylacetoacetate hydrolase family protein: protein MFPGTRINTRIAALFALAVFFVFVSASGTKEGAVLILEAERGNRPLPVLTQQYPDLSIEDAYDIQAEYVRLKLGGDKIAGYKAGLTSKAAQEKFVVDTPVSGVLFSSGTHESTAVIEGSKFRSLVIETEIGFVAGKRIEEKIIDIARLREYIGAVLPVIELPETGFADMKKIKAQDIVAANVGSAVFITGARRPLADADPDDITVKLVSDGETLNQGKGSDALGGQWEALLWLVNSAIGNGWKIERGDILITGALGKVVPAKPGRYQAQFGELGDISFDIK, encoded by the coding sequence ATGTTTCCGGGAACTAGAATCAATACAAGAATCGCAGCGTTATTCGCGCTGGCCGTGTTTTTCGTATTCGTCTCGGCTTCGGGTACGAAGGAAGGAGCGGTATTAATTCTTGAGGCCGAGCGCGGGAATAGGCCCTTACCCGTTCTTACTCAGCAATATCCCGATCTTTCAATTGAAGACGCTTATGATATTCAGGCCGAATATGTCCGTTTGAAACTCGGCGGGGATAAGATAGCCGGTTACAAGGCGGGACTCACGTCGAAAGCGGCACAGGAGAAGTTCGTCGTGGACACCCCTGTTTCGGGCGTATTGTTCTCGTCAGGAACGCATGAGAGCACGGCGGTAATAGAGGGTTCGAAATTCCGGAGCTTGGTGATAGAAACCGAGATAGGTTTTGTCGCTGGCAAGCGGATAGAGGAAAAGATCATTGACATCGCTCGTCTCAGGGAGTACATCGGCGCGGTCCTGCCTGTAATCGAGCTCCCCGAAACGGGATTCGCGGATATGAAAAAAATAAAAGCTCAGGACATTGTCGCCGCGAACGTGGGGTCGGCCGTCTTTATAACGGGCGCTCGAAGACCGCTCGCCGACGCCGATCCGGACGACATTACGGTCAAGCTCGTCTCAGACGGTGAAACTCTTAATCAGGGTAAGGGTTCCGACGCATTGGGCGGTCAATGGGAGGCTCTCCTCTGGCTCGTAAATTCGGCGATCGGGAACGGATGGAAAATTGAAAGAGGGGATATTCTCATAACGGGCGCGCTGGGTAAGGTCGTGCCAGCGAAGCCTGGGCGCTACCAAGCGCAATTCGGAGAGCTCGGGGACATATCGTTCGACATAAAGTGA
- a CDS encoding tetratricopeptide repeat protein gives MNPEDLVLEAADHYYRGEFELAIEALDKAIELRPGFAEAWYNKGITFSVMGRVEEEILAYDNALRINPRYAEAWNNKASALGKAGRYEESLEAAGKALGLDPGFSVAWCNKGAALSALGRDLEAIEAYDRAIAIQGNYIEAWYNKAVSLHNLDKIKGALKAYDRALELSPDYPDALFNRAGIHARTGELEKAASDLKRALELEPSLGEKALADEELKALLP, from the coding sequence TTGAACCCGGAAGATTTAGTGCTCGAGGCGGCGGATCATTACTACAGGGGCGAATTCGAGCTCGCCATAGAGGCGCTCGACAAGGCCATTGAGCTCAGGCCCGGATTCGCGGAGGCCTGGTATAACAAGGGCATAACGTTCTCGGTCATGGGCCGCGTCGAAGAGGAAATTCTTGCCTACGACAATGCGTTAAGAATAAACCCGCGCTACGCCGAGGCGTGGAACAACAAGGCGTCCGCCCTCGGAAAGGCAGGCAGGTACGAGGAGTCGCTCGAAGCCGCCGGGAAGGCGCTCGGGCTCGATCCCGGGTTTTCGGTCGCTTGGTGCAACAAGGGAGCCGCCCTGAGCGCGCTCGGAAGAGACCTCGAAGCGATCGAAGCCTACGACAGGGCCATTGCTATTCAGGGGAATTATATCGAAGCATGGTATAACAAAGCGGTATCTCTCCATAATCTGGATAAAATAAAAGGCGCACTCAAGGCCTACGACAGGGCTCTCGAGCTAAGTCCCGACTACCCGGACGCACTCTTTAACCGGGCAGGGATTCACGCCAGAACAGGCGAGCTTGAAAAAGCAGCTTCGGACCTGAAGCGGGCCTTAGAGCTCGAGCCGTCGCTCGGGGAAAAGGCCCTGGCCGATGAGGAGCTGAAGGCTCTCCTCCCCTGA
- a CDS encoding N-acetylmuramoyl-L-alanine amidase-like domain-containing protein — protein MTEVIKLGKWTESDLTEIMTESSKIGSAGERVDFISGKFLGTPYVGSTLTGDINTPEVFTIDLEGMDCFTYIDYVEAISLSSSFPEFKDNLRKIRYRDGVVSFRNRNHFFSDWPINNYVYVEDVTYATGDKKAVEVSKNLNLKTDGTYYLPGIPVTNRTFYYIPSEALSPSVLSKLMTGDFVGIYTDKEGLDVSHTGIVIKKDGKVFLRHASSKEKNQKVVDEDLSVYMENKPGLVIYRPLK, from the coding sequence ATGACCGAAGTGATAAAGCTCGGAAAATGGACAGAGAGCGATCTTACCGAGATCATGACCGAATCTTCGAAAATCGGGAGCGCGGGCGAGCGTGTAGATTTTATATCCGGGAAATTCCTCGGCACTCCTTATGTCGGCTCGACGCTCACGGGAGATATAAACACTCCCGAAGTCTTCACAATCGACCTAGAGGGCATGGACTGTTTTACCTACATAGACTATGTCGAGGCGATTAGCCTGTCGAGCTCGTTCCCGGAATTCAAGGACAATCTCCGAAAGATAAGATACCGGGACGGCGTTGTCTCGTTCCGCAACAGGAACCACTTTTTCTCCGACTGGCCGATTAATAATTACGTATACGTCGAGGACGTGACATACGCGACGGGCGATAAGAAAGCGGTCGAAGTCTCGAAAAACCTCAACCTCAAAACGGACGGCACGTATTATCTGCCCGGGATTCCTGTAACCAACAGGACCTTCTACTATATACCCTCAGAGGCGCTGAGCCCGTCAGTATTGAGCAAGCTTATGACGGGCGACTTCGTCGGCATCTATACCGATAAAGAGGGACTCGACGTCTCTCATACGGGGATCGTAATCAAAAAGGACGGGAAGGTTTTTTTGAGACACGCTTCCTCTAAGGAAAAGAATCAGAAGGTCGTCGACGAAGACCTGAGCGTATACATGGAAAATAAACCGGGGCTGGTAATATACAGGCCTTTAAAATAA
- a CDS encoding VOC family protein: MLDHVGIPVSDFARSKEFYTKALRPLNYELVMEVEGAAGFGAKGKPEFWFGEGAVHDKIHIAFAAENREQVRKFHEAALSAGGRDNGPPGIRAHYHPNYYGAFVLDPDGHNIEAVCHKPE, from the coding sequence ATGCTGGATCACGTAGGTATTCCGGTAAGCGACTTTGCAAGATCAAAAGAGTTTTACACGAAAGCTCTCAGGCCGCTTAATTACGAGCTCGTTATGGAAGTAGAGGGAGCGGCAGGGTTCGGCGCGAAAGGCAAGCCCGAATTCTGGTTCGGCGAAGGCGCAGTCCACGACAAAATACACATCGCTTTTGCGGCGGAGAACAGGGAGCAGGTCAGGAAGTTCCATGAAGCTGCCCTGTCAGCCGGTGGGAGAGACAACGGACCGCCCGGAATCAGGGCGCATTATCACCCGAACTACTACGGGGCCTTCGTGCTCGATCCCGACGGGCACAATATCGAGGCCGTCTGCCACAAGCCCGAGTGA
- a CDS encoding alpha/beta hydrolase codes for MAEITRSKTRVKGFENEEMDFQLLRQLGSTSFGGASVGECLSAAGRIKDGDPGSWVDEFSNLAEWQMKDAHKRASKGHTVSAREMFLKASNSFRAAEYYTSPLDPRHRELGIKSRDCFIEAMKYVWHTFEEEMLTYRNIDLPVYIMSPGLEAQKRKTLLIVSGFDGTLEEEYLMHGYPALERGYNVVHYAGPGQMDLYRFFTRTHFEPDFENVTKTVIDFIIDRPEIDPSKLALMGISVGGYFSTRSAAYEPRIKALIPNSPILNLHDYLSAFVGFDPADIPDDRNFAVEDIPNIPDDLFPPEAKSRTTNLIVRYGQPTFRDTFIYLREFAVGDAIKNIKCPCLALEGSGEGGEPEKQFNEFAEKVPGPVTKYQFTDFEGADTHCQVGNPSFAAAVALDWLDEIFD; via the coding sequence ATGGCTGAAATAACACGGAGCAAAACACGCGTCAAAGGTTTCGAGAACGAGGAAATGGACTTTCAGCTCCTGAGGCAATTGGGCTCGACGTCGTTCGGGGGAGCGTCCGTCGGGGAATGCCTCTCGGCAGCGGGGCGCATCAAGGACGGGGACCCCGGGAGCTGGGTCGACGAGTTCTCGAATCTCGCCGAGTGGCAGATGAAAGACGCGCACAAACGGGCATCGAAAGGCCATACGGTGAGCGCCCGCGAGATGTTCCTGAAAGCTTCCAACTCATTCCGCGCGGCCGAGTACTACACGAGCCCGCTCGACCCCAGGCACAGGGAGCTCGGGATAAAGTCCCGCGACTGCTTTATCGAAGCCATGAAGTACGTCTGGCACACTTTCGAGGAAGAGATGCTGACCTACAGGAACATAGATCTCCCCGTTTACATCATGTCGCCCGGCCTCGAAGCGCAGAAGAGGAAAACGCTTCTCATAGTCAGCGGATTCGACGGCACGCTCGAAGAGGAGTACCTGATGCACGGGTACCCCGCTCTCGAGAGGGGATACAACGTAGTACACTACGCCGGGCCCGGTCAGATGGACCTCTACAGGTTCTTTACGCGCACGCATTTCGAGCCCGATTTCGAGAACGTCACGAAGACTGTAATTGACTTTATCATCGACAGACCTGAGATCGACCCTTCTAAGCTCGCCCTCATGGGCATAAGCGTTGGAGGATATTTCTCGACCCGCTCTGCCGCGTACGAACCTAGGATTAAGGCCCTCATCCCGAACTCGCCCATACTTAACCTTCACGACTACCTTAGCGCTTTCGTCGGATTCGACCCCGCGGACATACCGGACGACCGGAATTTTGCAGTGGAGGACATTCCGAATATCCCGGACGATTTATTCCCTCCCGAGGCGAAGTCGAGGACTACGAACCTCATCGTTCGCTACGGTCAGCCCACGTTCAGGGATACGTTTATTTATCTCAGGGAATTCGCAGTAGGCGACGCTATAAAGAATATAAAATGCCCTTGTCTCGCGCTCGAAGGCTCGGGCGAGGGCGGAGAGCCCGAAAAGCAATTCAACGAGTTCGCCGAAAAAGTCCCCGGGCCCGTGACTAAATACCAGTTCACGGACTTCGAAGGCGCGGACACGCACTGCCAGGTCGGGAACCCATCTTTTGCGGCAGCGGTTGCACTGGACTGGCTCGACGAGATATTCGATTGA
- a CDS encoding spore germination protein GerW family protein, whose translation MTIKDFFDSLSERIHAGASVKAVYGDPIEAQGKTIIPVAKVMYGFGGGYGDQRSDKKEGLDREGGGAGAGVRAKPVGVIEVTEEDTRFIPCTSGRKIAALLAVGFIAGFLMGRR comes from the coding sequence ATGACCATTAAAGATTTTTTCGATTCTCTTTCTGAGCGGATTCACGCAGGGGCGAGCGTAAAAGCGGTGTACGGCGACCCGATCGAGGCTCAAGGGAAGACGATTATCCCCGTGGCGAAGGTTATGTACGGTTTCGGCGGGGGATACGGCGACCAAAGGTCGGATAAGAAAGAGGGGTTGGACAGGGAAGGGGGCGGTGCGGGAGCCGGGGTACGGGCAAAGCCGGTCGGGGTTATCGAAGTGACGGAAGAAGACACTCGTTTTATTCCATGTACGAGCGGGAGAAAGATAGCAGCTCTCCTGGCAGTCGGATTTATAGCCGGGTTTCTAATGGGCAGGAGATAA
- a CDS encoding secondary thiamine-phosphate synthase enzyme YjbQ: MNCIQKEITLSPKRRGFHLVTREIAEQVRELSEYSVGIAHLFICHTSASLTINENASPEVRVDFESYFNESVPEGAPYYEHTLEGPDDMPAHIKASILGSSVTVPVKDGRFNLGTWQGIYLCEHRNHGGPRKLIVTIIGERK; encoded by the coding sequence ATGAACTGCATACAGAAAGAAATCACGCTCTCCCCGAAAAGACGCGGCTTCCATCTCGTCACACGCGAGATAGCCGAGCAAGTGAGGGAGTTGTCCGAATACTCGGTAGGCATCGCGCACTTATTCATCTGTCATACCTCCGCTTCGCTTACGATAAACGAGAACGCATCGCCTGAAGTCAGGGTGGATTTCGAATCCTATTTCAACGAATCTGTCCCGGAAGGAGCCCCTTACTACGAGCACACGCTCGAAGGCCCGGACGATATGCCGGCCCATATAAAGGCGTCGATCCTCGGTAGCTCCGTGACAGTCCCCGTGAAGGACGGCAGGTTCAATCTCGGCACGTGGCAGGGCATATACCTCTGCGAGCACCGTAACCACGGCGGCCCGAGGAAGCTGATAGTAACGATTATAGGGGAGAGGAAGTGA
- a CDS encoding SRPBCC family protein, which yields MADYKFVTTWRIKAPLGKVWNEIYYSERWPEWWKGVEEVIELKKGDGLGVGSVRRYTWKSMLPYRLTFDMETVRVEPMSVMEGIARGELDGRGIWNISNDGEYTTARYDWQVNTTKAWMNLIAPLARPLFKWNHDIVMSWGAEGLARRLCAAVIEDKGG from the coding sequence ATGGCCGATTATAAATTCGTGACGACCTGGCGCATTAAAGCCCCCCTCGGCAAGGTATGGAACGAAATTTACTATTCGGAGAGGTGGCCCGAATGGTGGAAAGGGGTTGAAGAAGTCATTGAGCTTAAAAAGGGAGACGGCCTGGGCGTGGGTAGCGTACGCCGCTACACGTGGAAGAGCATGCTTCCATACAGGCTCACGTTCGATATGGAAACGGTACGCGTCGAGCCTATGTCGGTCATGGAGGGCATTGCCAGAGGGGAATTAGACGGCAGGGGCATATGGAATATATCAAACGACGGCGAATATACGACGGCAAGATACGACTGGCAGGTTAACACCACCAAAGCCTGGATGAATCTCATCGCCCCACTTGCGAGGCCGCTCTTCAAATGGAACCACGACATAGTGATGAGCTGGGGAGCCGAGGGGTTAGCCCGGAGGCTCTGCGCAGCCGTAATTGAAGATAAAGGGGGATGA
- the hemH gene encoding ferrochelatase: MTMGNKFDAVLLLGYGGPEKPEDIRPFLELVAKGRPIPKERLDEVAHHYELIGGRSPINEYTYKQAKGLENALSENGSKIPVFVGMRNWHPFIPDTLKDMSDRGVKKAIGMIMAAHQCEASWERYVKDIEDAIAETGVEIECEYTAPLFDHPLFIEDSADRAAECFEQIPPDERNDTLILFSAHSIPVPMAESSPYVEQLTTTARLIAGRLNHDKWRLVYQSRSGRPQDPWLEPDVCEVIREIAKEGGRYLIVQPIGFLCDHVEVLFDIGIEAKEAADEAGITLIRAQTVNDDPKFIEAMADEVKRTIGRSE, translated from the coding sequence ATGACGATGGGGAATAAGTTCGATGCCGTGCTGCTGCTCGGATACGGAGGGCCCGAAAAACCGGAAGACATCCGCCCTTTCCTCGAGCTCGTGGCGAAGGGGCGACCCATTCCTAAAGAGAGGCTCGATGAGGTAGCCCACCATTACGAGCTTATAGGCGGCAGGTCTCCGATCAACGAATATACGTATAAACAGGCAAAGGGGCTGGAAAACGCGCTCTCCGAAAACGGGAGCAAGATCCCAGTATTCGTCGGCATGAGGAACTGGCACCCGTTCATTCCCGACACCCTGAAAGATATGTCTGATCGGGGAGTCAAGAAAGCAATAGGGATGATAATGGCCGCTCACCAGTGCGAGGCGAGCTGGGAGAGATACGTGAAGGACATTGAGGACGCGATTGCGGAAACGGGCGTCGAGATCGAATGCGAATACACCGCGCCCCTATTCGATCACCCTCTTTTTATAGAGGATTCCGCCGATCGCGCAGCCGAATGCTTCGAGCAAATACCGCCCGATGAGAGGAATGACACGCTTATACTGTTCTCCGCGCACAGCATACCCGTCCCGATGGCGGAAAGCTCTCCCTACGTCGAGCAGCTCACGACAACCGCGCGCCTCATCGCGGGGAGACTCAACCACGATAAATGGAGGCTCGTATACCAGAGCAGGAGCGGACGCCCCCAGGACCCTTGGCTCGAGCCCGACGTATGCGAAGTGATAAGAGAGATCGCGAAAGAAGGGGGGCGTTATTTGATCGTGCAGCCGATAGGGTTCCTCTGCGACCACGTGGAGGTCCTGTTCGATATAGGGATCGAGGCGAAGGAAGCCGCGGACGAGGCGGGGATAACGCTCATCCGAGCGCAAACCGTGAACGACGACCCCAAATTCATAGAGGCGATGGCTGACGAAGTAAAAAGAACTATCGGGAGATCCGAGTGA
- the hemE gene encoding uroporphyrinogen decarboxylase — protein sequence MTSNFSFNGLRVTAFESRRAQEIEKLIQYHGGVPRVAPSMREVPFEEATEVFKFAEKLFAGKYDIVILMTGVGTRALAKAVSTRYPLDKLVKALEDTTIVVRGPKPVAALRELGLKPDITVPEPNTWHDVLTTLDSELEISGKNVAVQEYGISNEEFLKELKQRGAYVTAVPVYKWDLPEDTKPLREAIRSISERKEDISLFTSSQQIYHLFKVASEDGLEDSLKEGFKEVAIGSIGPTTTEALMRFGLSPDYEPDSPKMGNLIREMARSGNELLRKKRTAHRNGVDTSSWHRVQMVWDGDKKETRTDITYNSAFMKACRREKTDYTPVWLMRQAGRFMREYRELRAKVSFLDLCKTPELAAEVTLSAVDRLGVDAAIIFSDILLIIEPLGVDLEFSRAEGPRIPRPVRSGNAIERLREFNPESMRFVYDAVSVTRRALDPEKALIGFAGAPFTIASYVIEGGGSRNYENTKQLMYKDAGAWHTLMEILTDATGRYLNKQIESGSDAVQLFDSWVGCLSPGDFKEFVQPHMTKLIGSLGRGVPVIYFGTGTSALLEMMKECGSSIIGLDWRVDLASAWKRVGYDVAVQGNLDPVVLYAGHSEIKKRAEEILDKAEGRPGHIFNLGHGILPKTPVDNVLALVDTVHEYSAGK from the coding sequence ATGACGAGTAATTTTTCTTTCAACGGACTCAGGGTCACGGCGTTTGAGAGCCGGAGAGCCCAGGAAATAGAGAAGCTGATACAGTATCACGGGGGGGTCCCCAGGGTCGCCCCGTCGATGAGGGAAGTCCCGTTTGAGGAAGCGACCGAGGTATTCAAATTCGCTGAAAAACTTTTCGCCGGTAAATACGACATCGTAATCCTTATGACCGGAGTGGGCACGCGCGCGCTGGCCAAGGCGGTCTCGACCAGATATCCGCTCGATAAATTGGTCAAAGCCCTGGAGGACACTACCATCGTCGTACGCGGCCCCAAGCCCGTAGCCGCGCTCAGAGAGCTCGGACTGAAACCGGATATCACTGTCCCCGAGCCTAACACATGGCACGACGTGCTTACGACTCTCGACAGCGAACTCGAGATCAGCGGCAAGAACGTCGCCGTCCAGGAATACGGAATCTCGAACGAAGAATTCTTAAAGGAGCTAAAGCAAAGGGGCGCCTACGTGACGGCGGTCCCCGTATATAAATGGGACCTGCCCGAAGATACGAAACCGCTCCGCGAGGCTATAAGGTCCATCTCGGAAAGAAAAGAGGATATATCCCTCTTTACGAGCTCGCAACAGATTTACCACCTCTTCAAGGTAGCTTCAGAAGATGGGCTTGAGGACAGTCTCAAAGAGGGTTTTAAAGAAGTGGCTATAGGCTCCATAGGGCCGACAACGACGGAAGCGCTCATGAGGTTCGGCCTTTCCCCCGACTATGAACCCGACAGCCCCAAGATGGGGAACCTTATACGCGAGATGGCGAGGAGCGGTAACGAGCTCTTGAGGAAAAAACGGACAGCTCACCGCAACGGAGTGGACACGAGCAGCTGGCACCGCGTTCAAATGGTCTGGGACGGGGATAAGAAAGAAACGAGAACAGATATAACGTACAACTCGGCGTTCATGAAAGCGTGCCGCAGGGAGAAGACAGACTACACGCCCGTCTGGCTCATGCGCCAGGCGGGCAGGTTCATGCGCGAATACAGGGAGCTCCGGGCGAAGGTTTCGTTCCTCGATCTCTGCAAAACTCCCGAGCTCGCGGCGGAAGTTACCCTGAGCGCGGTCGACAGGCTCGGCGTGGACGCGGCAATAATTTTTTCGGACATCCTGCTCATAATCGAGCCGCTCGGAGTGGATCTCGAGTTCTCCAGGGCGGAAGGACCCAGAATACCGAGGCCCGTGCGCTCGGGGAACGCAATAGAACGCTTGAGGGAATTCAACCCCGAGAGCATGAGATTCGTTTACGACGCGGTGAGCGTAACACGCCGTGCGCTTGACCCGGAGAAGGCGCTTATCGGATTCGCGGGCGCGCCCTTTACCATCGCCTCTTACGTCATAGAGGGTGGGGGCTCGCGGAATTACGAGAACACGAAGCAGCTCATGTACAAGGACGCTGGCGCATGGCACACGCTCATGGAAATATTGACGGACGCCACAGGCAGATACCTGAACAAACAGATAGAGTCGGGCTCGGACGCCGTTCAGCTTTTCGACAGCTGGGTCGGGTGCCTGTCGCCCGGCGATTTTAAAGAGTTCGTACAGCCGCACATGACGAAGCTCATAGGCTCGCTCGGGAGAGGCGTACCCGTGATATATTTCGGCACAGGGACTTCGGCTCTCCTCGAGATGATGAAGGAATGCGGGAGCTCCATCATCGGACTCGACTGGAGGGTCGACCTGGCGTCGGCCTGGAAGAGGGTCGGCTACGACGTAGCGGTGCAGGGGAACCTCGACCCGGTCGTTCTCTATGCGGGACACTCCGAGATAAAGAAGAGAGCCGAGGAGATACTCGACAAGGCAGAGGGAAGGCCCGGACATATATTCAACCTCGGCCACGGCATACTCCCGAAAACGCCTGTAGACAACGTGCTCGCGCTCGTGGACACGGTGCACGAATACTCGGCGGGGAAATAA
- a CDS encoding 2-hydroxychromene-2-carboxylate isomerase, producing MGKKVEFYYDFSSPYTYIASTRIERICRDNGAELEWKPFLLGGLFNDTGVKPAVEIGNKFAYIKQDTQDSAKYYGVDFRFPAIFPLNSVKAMRGAFAAAEKGKLVEYNHEMFRLYWTEGKDLSKDDVLREAVAGIGIDSDWFIARIGEQEIKDRLRIETSSAAARGAFGAPTIFIGEKMFWGNDRLDFVDRWLKGNL from the coding sequence ATGGGAAAGAAGGTCGAATTTTACTACGATTTCAGCAGCCCTTACACGTACATAGCCTCGACGAGGATAGAAAGGATATGCCGGGACAACGGGGCCGAGCTCGAATGGAAGCCCTTTTTGCTGGGCGGGCTCTTCAACGATACGGGAGTGAAACCCGCTGTAGAGATCGGCAACAAATTCGCGTATATAAAACAGGATACGCAGGATTCGGCGAAATATTACGGCGTCGATTTCAGATTCCCTGCAATTTTCCCCCTCAACTCCGTAAAGGCGATGAGAGGTGCTTTCGCCGCGGCGGAGAAGGGTAAGTTGGTCGAATACAACCACGAGATGTTCAGGCTGTACTGGACCGAAGGGAAAGACCTCAGCAAGGACGACGTGCTAAGGGAAGCGGTCGCCGGAATAGGCATCGACTCCGACTGGTTTATCGCGCGCATAGGGGAGCAGGAAATAAAAGACAGGCTCAGGATTGAGACCTCGAGCGCTGCTGCGCGGGGGGCTTTCGGTGCCCCCACAATATTCATCGGGGAAAAGATGTTCTGGGGGAACGACAGGCTCGATTTCGTGGACCGCTGGTTGAAGGGGAATTTGTGA
- a CDS encoding 2-hydroxychromene-2-carboxylate isomerase, with protein sequence MGKKVEFFYDFTSPYTYIASKRIEKICEDNGAELEWKPFFMGGLFVETGVKAPVDIANKFAYVKQDTRDLAKHYGVDFKFPAVFPLHSVKPMRGAFAAEEKGKLTEYTHEMFRLFWTEGKDLSKDDALIEAVAGIGIDPVWFIARIGEQELKDRLREETSKAAERGVFGAPTIFVGEKMFWGNDRLGFVDEYLKGKL encoded by the coding sequence ATGGGAAAGAAGGTTGAATTCTTTTACGATTTCACGAGTCCCTACACATATATTGCGTCTAAGAGGATAGAGAAGATATGTGAGGACAACGGGGCCGAGCTCGAATGGAAGCCCTTTTTCATGGGCGGCCTCTTCGTTGAAACGGGCGTTAAAGCGCCAGTCGATATCGCCAACAAATTCGCGTACGTAAAGCAGGACACGCGGGACCTGGCGAAACACTACGGCGTCGACTTTAAATTTCCCGCGGTTTTTCCTCTCCACAGCGTAAAACCGATGCGGGGGGCTTTCGCCGCGGAGGAAAAGGGGAAATTGACGGAGTATACGCATGAAATGTTCAGGCTGTTCTGGACGGAGGGCAAAGACCTCAGCAAGGACGACGCGCTCATAGAAGCGGTCGCCGGCATAGGAATCGACCCCGTGTGGTTTATCGCACGCATAGGGGAGCAGGAGCTAAAAGACAGGCTCAGGGAGGAGACCTCGAAGGCGGCCGAGCGCGGGGTGTTCGGCGCCCCGACCATATTCGTCGGCGAGAAGATGTTCTGGGGTAACGACAGGCTCGGTTTCGTGGACGAATATTTGAAGGGGAAACTGTAG
- the lysA gene encoding diaminopimelate decarboxylase — MHHSYRYRDGELYVEDVPARMIAEAVGTPCYVYSCSVLRDAFLSYKDAFSGIDPLMCYSVKANSNLAVLNAFARLGAGFDIVSLGELIRVKRAGGDPSKVVFSGVGKTEEEMRVAIEAGILFFNVESVEELRLLDKVGKELGRKAPVALRVNPDIDPKTHPYISTGFKKSKFGIEIGQAVEVYEEASTMEGVRVTAIDAHIGSQIFELAPFVDSLRKLVDLADGLVGKGIGIEYIDIGGGLGISYKMDEIPPHPKEYADVITGLVGGKPYKLVLEPGRSLVGNAGILVTKVLFLKEGTEKKFVIVDAAMNDLIRPAFYESYHEILTVSGPAKAVEKVDVVGPICESGDFLAKDRKFPHVKSGDLLTVMSAGAYGFVMSSNYNTRPRVPEVLVKGGEFRIVRKRETYDEMLGGESIPDF, encoded by the coding sequence ATGCACCATTCCTATCGATACAGGGACGGCGAGCTCTATGTCGAGGACGTCCCCGCAAGAATGATCGCGGAAGCCGTCGGGACCCCGTGTTATGTGTACAGCTGCTCGGTGTTGAGGGACGCGTTCCTTAGCTACAAGGACGCATTCTCCGGTATCGATCCGCTCATGTGCTATTCGGTGAAGGCGAATTCCAACCTCGCGGTCCTGAACGCGTTCGCGAGGCTCGGGGCCGGGTTCGATATCGTTTCTCTGGGCGAGCTCATAAGGGTCAAGCGCGCGGGGGGCGATCCGTCGAAGGTCGTATTTTCGGGAGTGGGCAAGACCGAAGAAGAGATGAGGGTCGCGATCGAAGCGGGGATACTCTTTTTCAACGTCGAGTCCGTCGAGGAGCTCCGACTCCTCGACAAAGTGGGGAAAGAGCTCGGCAGGAAAGCGCCCGTCGCTCTCCGCGTCAACCCGGACATAGACCCGAAGACGCACCCCTATATATCGACCGGCTTCAAGAAGAGCAAGTTCGGCATCGAGATTGGACAGGCGGTAGAAGTCTACGAGGAAGCGAGCACTATGGAGGGCGTCAGGGTAACCGCTATCGACGCTCACATCGGCTCCCAGATATTCGAGCTCGCTCCGTTCGTCGATTCGTTAAGGAAGCTCGTGGACCTGGCCGACGGTCTCGTAGGCAAAGGCATCGGTATCGAATACATAGACATCGGAGGCGGCCTCGGGATAAGCTACAAGATGGACGAGATACCTCCTCACCCGAAGGAGTATGCGGATGTGATTACGGGCCTCGTCGGTGGCAAGCCGTATAAGCTCGTGCTCGAGCCCGGGAGGTCGCTCGTGGGAAACGCCGGCATACTCGTGACAAAGGTCTTATTCCTGAAGGAAGGTACTGAAAAGAAATTCGTTATAGTCGACGCGGCGATGAACGACTTGATCCGTCCCGCGTTCTACGAGTCGTACCACGAGATACTGACCGTGAGCGGCCCGGCAAAGGCCGTAGAAAAAGTGGATGTCGTCGGCCCTATATGCGAGTCGGGCGACTTCCTCGCGAAGGACAGGAAATTCCCCCATGTAAAGAGCGGCGACCTGCTTACTGTGATGAGCGCAGGCGCCTACGGCTTCGTCATGTCGTCCAACTACAACACGCGGCCGCGCGTACCGGAAGTCCTCGTAAAAGGCGGCGAGTTCCGGATAGTCAGGAAGAGGGAGACCTACGACGAGATGCTCGGCGGGGAATCGATCCCCGACTTTTGA